In Candidatus Thorarchaeota archaeon, the genomic stretch AACAGCCATGCTTTTCTTGGTGCTGACAAGCGCCTTCAGCCCACTTTCCAGCAATCTTTACCTTGAATTAGCAAAATACATTCCCTTTATGATAGCATTTAGAGAATCTGCTCAGTGGAGCTTTTTCGTGATACTTTCCTACAGTCTCTTAATCGGCTTTACTTTTTCAACATTGTACCACAGAGTTAGAAACAAAGTATTGCAGGTTTTTGTGCTGAGCTTGGCAATCATGATTTTTTTCTCTTCATCGTATCCTTTGATGACAGGCGATGTTGCAAGAAATTGGCTGAATAGCAACGTTAAAGGTTACTTTTTCCCAGATTCTTATGTTAAACTCAATACTATGCTTTCAAATCAGTATTGGACTCTTTTGCTTCCACAAAGATATACTTATGTCTCCTACAATTTTAGTGGGGTTCCCCTTAATTCTGGAAATCCTTATCCGCTGATTTTTTCGAAGCCTGTAATATCTGGATTAGGCACAGAATACGTGCAGTCTGAAAACTTGGATTTGCTGAATAGAGTTTATGGATTGATGCTGACAAACGGTTATAGAAATGTGGCGCCCGAAGGAAAAGCTTCTGCGAGTTCGGTTGAAAAAGAGGGATTAATACCCACTCGAGCAATTGACGGAGATAATAACACTAGGTGGGCATCCGAGAAGGGCATGCCACAGTGGTTCGAAATTGAATGGAGCTATGCTAGAGAATTAACGAAAATAAGGATTGTTTTCGAAGCCGCTTATGCAAACGACTACGCTATAGAAACATGGAACGGTTCCAACTGGGCAACTCAAATAGAGGTGGAAAACAATACCAGTCTTGAAAATGAATATGTGTTTTCACGATCGATTCCTGCAACAAAGCTTCGTATAGAGTTCACCAAAGCTTTGCGTTTCAATCAGACCAGTATATGGGAACTGGAGGTGTTCGCCCAAAACGGAGGGCTTTCAAGATTTCTGGGTACATTGGGCATAAAGCACTTTGTACTCGAAAAAGACTTCATGTCTGGCGCTGCCTATGATATAAGCCAACTCAAATTTAATGAAAACGATAACTTTGTTCTAATTAAGGAATGGGATGAAATATCACTATACAATAACACCAATGCTTTGCAAAAGATCTCCATAGCCGACAATATTTTGAGCTATACAACCTTAGATGACATGTTCCAAACTGTACAAGAATCAACATGGGAAACTCTGCAACATTCAGTGCTCCTCAATGCAACTTCACCAAACACGATAGGAAACAATGCATTAGTGTCTCCGGAAAACTTTGTGTGGAGGGAACTCTCTCCAACAGGCTATGAAGTACATGTTGAATCGAAAGGTTCCTTTGTTTTAGTGTTATTAGAAAGCTACGATGAACACTGGAAAGTGTCAGTGAACGGCAATCAAATTAAAGAAAAAAACCATCAAGAAGCAAACGCTTTCGCAAACTGCTGGCTAATAGACCAGACAGGAGACCTTACAATATCAATACAATATGAGACACAAAGCCTTTTTCTCCTATCCGCAGTCGCTTCCCTCGCTCTTCCTGCGCTTCTATTAGCATTCTTGAACAGAAAAGACTTAAAGAAAATTAGCAATCTAATCCGTTCCAAACTCAAATTCATAAAAGCCAAATTGAAACAGAAAATGCGGATGCGTCAACAAACAACAGGTTAGTGGCTACAACTTTAGCTTGGAATAGACTGCACCTAAAATTGTCGCAAAGTACTCTAGACTTTTTAAGAAAGCCACGCCAAAAGCTAGCTTTGGTCTACCCAAAAATCTTCTCCAGTTTTTCATAAAAAGAGCAGACCTAAACCATA encodes the following:
- a CDS encoding discoidin domain-containing protein translates to TAMLFLVLTSAFSPLSSNLYLELAKYIPFMIAFRESAQWSFFVILSYSLLIGFTFSTLYHRVRNKVLQVFVLSLAIMIFFSSSYPLMTGDVARNWLNSNVKGYFFPDSYVKLNTMLSNQYWTLLLPQRYTYVSYNFSGVPLNSGNPYPLIFSKPVISGLGTEYVQSENLDLLNRVYGLMLTNGYRNVAPEGKASASSVEKEGLIPTRAIDGDNNTRWASEKGMPQWFEIEWSYARELTKIRIVFEAAYANDYAIETWNGSNWATQIEVENNTSLENEYVFSRSIPATKLRIEFTKALRFNQTSIWELEVFAQNGGLSRFLGTLGIKHFVLEKDFMSGAAYDISQLKFNENDNFVLIKEWDEISLYNNTNALQKISIADNILSYTTLDDMFQTVQESTWETLQHSVLLNATSPNTIGNNALVSPENFVWRELSPTGYEVHVESKGSFVLVLLESYDEHWKVSVNGNQIKEKNHQEANAFANCWLIDQTGDLTISIQYETQSLFLLSAVASLALPALLLAFLNRKDLKKISNLIRSKLKFIKAKLKQKMRMRQQTTG